From one Diachasmimorpha longicaudata isolate KC_UGA_2023 chromosome 8, iyDiaLong2, whole genome shotgun sequence genomic stretch:
- the LOC135165281 gene encoding S-adenosylmethionine decarboxylase proenzyme: MASSKDDNSESVQFFEGVEKLLEIWFTSTDGQDKKRDLRDIPRHKWESLLKIVRCEIISFCRNDQVDAYVLSESSMFVAKRRLILKTCGTTTPLQCLEPLLDLVEEYTGFDEVEDLFYSRKNYKRPELQNSPHRAFDDEVALLDTIFPDGEAFCLGDTDTDCWYLYVLNREHPTSTPPEPDQTLEILMTNLDPSIMSIFTRDVCSSASEATQKSGIDKLIPTMLIDDFLFEPCGYSMNGVSKSGNYMTIHITPEPEFSYVSFESNIPETSYTEIINRVLNTFKPGKFVVTIFANKESIAADTPRELEQTDYLNVHGEWLRNDVQYCRFKNYDLTCAFYSKFPS, from the exons ATGGCGTCAAGTAAGGATGACAATTCAGAGAGCgtacaatttttcgagggcgtTGAGAAACTCCTCGAGATATGGTTCACAAGCACTGATGGACAGGACAAAAAACGGGACCTGAGAGACATACCCAG GCACAAGTGGGAGAGTCTCCTCAAGATCGTCCGCTGTGAGATCATCAGCTTCTGCAGGAATGATCAGGTCGATGCGTATGTCCTGAG TGAGAGCAGTATGTTCGTGGCAAAACGTCGACTAATCCTGAAGACATGTGGTACGACAACACCCCTGCAGTGCCTGGAGCCCCTCCTAGACCTGGTGGAGGAGTATACGGGTTTCGACGAAGTAGAA GATTTGTTCTACTCGAGGAAGAATTATAAGAGACCGGAACTGCAGAATTCACCTCATCGGGCTTTTGACGATGAGGTTGCACTCTTGGATACAATTTTTCCGG ACGGCGAGGCCTTCTGTCTGGGTGATACAGACACCGACTGCTGGTACCTGTACGTCCTGAACCGGGAGCACCCCACATCGACTCCCCCCGAGCCCGACCAAACCCTCGAGATTCTCATGACAAATCTTGATCCCTCCATAATGTCCATCTTCACCCGGGACGTCTGCTCTTCAGCGTCCGAGGCGACacaaaaatctggcatcgacAAGCTCATCCCCACAATGCTCATTGATGACTTTCTCTTTGAGCCGTGCGGTTACTCCATGAACGGCGTCTCAAAGTCCGGCAACTACATGACCATCCACATAACACCAGAGCCCGAGTTCTCCTACGTCTCCTTCGAGTCCAACATTCCGGAGACATCCTACACCGAAATAATCAATCGTGTCCTAAACACATTCAAACCCGGAAAATTTGTCGTCACAATATTCGCTAATAAGGAGTCCATAGCTGCTGACACACCACGTGAACTCGAGCAAACTGATTATCTGAATGTCCATGGTGAATGGCTGAGGAATGATGTGCAATACTGCAGATTCAAGAACTACGACCTAACCTGTGCATTTTACTCCAAATTCCCAAGCTGA
- the LOC135165284 gene encoding uncharacterized protein LOC135165284 encodes MEDMSCDDGRMAFDNGIISDLVSFAERYEEIRSKRSLSSPQLFQKPMVRSKVYRKASLKSSNCEVRRNSMGRCGGKGRIRKRDDEVREEGVHIICNPLATQYPYSTPFAKSKTTEEREDEPKCSHSSCGGFLPIFSLIPQGVVSLQYLSPKMKFSWWRNKIS; translated from the coding sequence ATGGAAGACATGAGCTGTGACGATGGAAGGATGGCATTTGATAATGGAATTATATCGGATTTGGTGAGCTTTGCTGAGAGGTATGAGGAGATCAGATCCAAGAGGTCGTTGTCCTCGCCTCAGTTGTTTCAGAAGCCAATGGTCAGGTCCAAAGTGTACAGAAAGGCGTCGCTGAAGAGCTCCAATTGTGAGGTGAGGAGGAATTCAATGGGCAGGTGCGGTGGGAAGGGAAGGATCAGGAAGAGGGACGATGAGGTTAGAGAGGAGGGAGTGCACATTATTTGTAATCCTCTGGCTACGCAGTATCCTTACTCCACGCCTTTTGCCAAGAGCAAGACAACGGAGGAGAGGGAGGACGAGCCCAAGTGCAGTCACAGCTCTTGTGGGGGCTTCCTTCCTATCTTTTCGCTCATACCTCAGGGGGTGGTTAGCCTGCAGTACTTGAGCCCCAAGATGAAGTTCTCGTGGTGGAGGAATAAGATATCGTGA